The window TTCTCTGCCCTTCTTTAAGCGTCTGTGAGATGCCAGATTGCAGGACAGCGTGGACTGAAGGCAACATTGCGTAAACCTCGTATTATAAGCTGATAGCAGCGTGACTAGTGAACTATAGCAAAGGACCTGTGTTGCTAGTTGGAAGTTGTGCTGTATTCTCGAGGAAGTTAAGCCAGCTAGTTAACGTTAATCAGGTTGTTGCTTGCAGCACTTGATCTGAGGAGTAGTAGGGGTTTTAGCCACCGTCACTATTAGCCAGTGTTAGTTTGGATTGTGGTGCAAGGCAGAGAACGGACAGATCAGCTTCATGACGATGACTGCAGAGGAACAAACAAGTGAAGTACAACATACAATCCCCCTGGAGGGAGAGGACATCACACCAAAGAAAGATGGGGGTGTTTTAAAGGTAAAAATGGTGCTTGATTTGGTACTCAGCACCTAGCTAGCTGAGTGGTTAGCTGACAGCTTGTTTACTATTCGGCTAGGCTAACGTTAGCTATCGATAGCTATGCTGTCGCAtacactgatttaaaaaaaaaacgaaagctAACTTTAATGCTGGGAACACCTTATAATGGTATGCAACGTCACAGTTATGAGAACTAACTCAGTaccaaaatgtcagaaataagACTAGCTGTCAATGAAACGGTCTGCATTTCTAGAAGGATCTGGAGCCTTGAAGAAACaactgtcattttattgatGGACACATTCTATATTTCATcccacaatgaaacacatactGAGGGCTTTAAATATACAGGCCTTCATTCAGAATAAACAAGTTTGCAATTTAGTCGTTCACTAAGCGAAGTGCGTGGTGCGTGTGCAAGGCAGCGATCACAAACATGTTCAAGAAATTGCTTTCTGATGTTCTTTGATAAATTCTCGTCTTACCTTTTTCTCCAGGTGATCAAAAGGGAGGGTACAGGCACAGAACTGCCTATGACCGGTGACAAAGTGTTTGTACATTATGTGGGCACACTTCTGGACGGGACTCATTTTGACTCCAgtagagacagaggagagaaGTTTTCCTTTGAGTTGGGCAAAGGTTAGTTTCATATTTGTTATAGCTGCACCACCAGTGCAGGATTTtctctacatttaaaaaaatgaccttTTACTAAAGGAAATGAACCAGAATGCATTTAGTAAGGTAACATAGGCTGATTAGCCAAGCTTACCTGCATATTTGACCCCACATaaccacaaaaccaaaaaaagggaGGGGCAGCTTGAGACAAGAAAAGCCTTAAAGTGTGAGTTTTAATCTACCTTTTTTCCCATAGGACAAGTAATAAAGGCTTGGGACATCGGTGTAGCCACAATGAAAATTGGGGAGTTGTGCCAGCTCGTCTGTAAGCCAGAGTATGCTTATGGCTCTGCAGGCAGCCCACCCAAGATACCACCCAGTGCCACTCTTGTTTTTGAGGTAAGTTGCCAGTTTTTATTGTCCATTAAGTACTTTTAACGTGTAGTTTGAGTTTGGCTTCAAATCAGCGAgtacaaaatactttacaatcTTTTTGCTTCCAAGTTTATAAATTACCTTTACAGTTCAGGTTACACATTGCAAAGCAGTGAGGTCAGGTTCGCTGCATTGAATCCTTGGAAATGTGTAGTAGAGCCAGCTTTATTTCAGTCAGTCCATCTCAGTTGTCTTTGCAGTGGATTTCAGCTGTGGATCATAAAATGCATTTGCTTAAATTTAGCATTTAGGATAACTGAATCAATTTTTCTGATAATGCTTATCTCTTTAAGTGCTATCTCTGTGGCCAGAATTGCAAAAAAGCAAATCATGATAAGCAGTTTCACAATTTGAATCTCCACTGTGCTTATAATTGTTGCTTCTGATGGTGTTAAAAATTGTTATACAgccttctgtttttattgttttgtataaAACCAATTGTTGCCTTTTCATACATTTAGAATAACTGATGTAACCTTTTGTTTAAAGACTACagtaaaagaaaagggaaaaaaatacagtaaagggggaaaaaaatacaaacctgaatgaatgctcccccccccccccccccaacactaATCTTTTGACAAAAAATGGGGAACTTTGGAAATTATATTGGAAAAGTTGTtggggttgtttgtttgtttgtttttttcatgaaaaGATATACATTTTTTGTCACATGTCTACACACTTATAGGTGGAACTTTTTGAATTTAGAGGGGAAGACATAAGTGAAGAAGAGGATGGAGGAATCATCCGACGCATTATCACTAAAGGAGAGGGATATTCTAAACCTAATGAAGGAGCGGCTGTTGAAGGTAATGCATCCAGAAACGTGTTTGATACATTCAATTTCATGTTTCATATTTCCATCCTTGGTAGAGTCCCTGCTTAAATGTGTTTAAGTAAGAGCATATTGAGGATAATAATCTTTTCAAACTAAGGGATCCCACAGGGAAAATGAAACGGCATTAAAAGAAACAGCATTGCCTTTGGTGTTATACGTCCCTTATTATGTTTTAACAAATCCACTGAATAATAATTCAGTAACTGATTGGTTTTGTCACCAAGAGTGGACTTGCAGACATAAAGAAGAAACTACTTTCTGCTGCTCCCTTGTCACAAGGGGTCACCAGAGCgagtagctttgcatgtttgatttgtgaGTTTTACACTTCTAGGCGCAACCACGGAAGGATTTGTGACTCCAGCTGGAGTTAAACGAGCAGCATTTTACTTGCCAAGTCAGTGTCTAAACCACTACAATATAAAGCTATTCAAAAGTAAACCCGCAGATATCCAATTTCAGTAATGGTCCAGGTGATGTATTGGGCCTGATTAAAACCTCGATTATACTTTCCAAGCCTGAGTGGcgttcacttttttattttttttcccccctttggaCCAACTGTGTCACAATGCTGTGGTTGCAGCCATTCCACAACTCTCTATGAACGGTACTTATGGTCATTAatcaatggtctttgatcaatggccgtgacaatttgcatattaatgatcaaggagcCCATTGTTCACTCAGTGGGCTAGTTTCAATCATTGTGCaaaggtactgtttataagCATGGTTAAACCTGcaatcagctgagactgaagaggtcacatggatgagtgacaaaatgtttctccaacTGAAACCGCTACgtctagatgaacagaatcaactttttgggagtTCGGGGAGAATTTACATTTCAGCCCACCAAATATGCACACAAGTATAACAGGAATGTCTACTCGAGTCTCCAGCTCATCAGTCTGACTGTAAATGCTCAAAAGGTGGCTGTAAGACAGATTTGGTTTCTTTAAGAAACTGAGTCTGTAAATCATACAAGTACCATTACACAGAATTCTTAAAGTTCCTAAAAATGAGACCAAATGATGGAAAAGAACTTCACTGACACTTTAGAAATGGCTGACTTTTTAATGTGGCAGTCTGCCAAGAAATCAAGACTGAGTGTGACATGAACTAACCTGAACATTCTCTGTCTTCTTCAGTAACCGTGATAGGGACCTGCGATGACAGTGTATTTGACGAGAGGGAATTAAAGTTTGAAATTGGAGATGGCGAGAGTTTCGGTTTGCCAGCTGGAGTCGAGAAGGCTATCATGGCTATGGAACAGGGAGAGGAGGCGGTCTTCACAATTAAACCTAAGTATGTTCACATGTTCAAATTCTTACTATTTCATAGTGGTGACATTTTATATGAAGTCAGTCGAATTTTAGACTCTTGAACTGCTTTTTCTGCAGCCCTCAAGATGCTGCTGTAATAGTAAATAAACATTAATTCCTGCAGGAATTAGCTACATGAATTTTTAACTGGATAGTTGTGCAGTCTTTGGTTTTAAGCTAAGTGACAGCATGAGTAATGACCAATATAATCAACTATAACGGTTAAGCTTTGCAATGTGATTAAACAGGAAAATGGCTGCAGAATTATCTGTTTTTTGCAGTATCCAATACCTTGAACTGAAATGGTTTTTAAGTTGCACACCAGCAGTTATTTTTGTGCTCTTTACTCATGACTAATGATAATGATATGTTTGTCTGATTTGTTAGATATGGTTTCGGGAATGCAGGAAACGCGAAGTTTAACATTCCTGGTGGAGCGACATTGCAGTACAAGATTAAACTAGCAGCCTTTGAGAAGGTAAGGTGGGAGTGTGtggcaaacacagcagcacttTAGAtgctcatttaaaatattttcatctgaaaaggaaaatgtgttCTTTCTATTTTAGGCTAAGGAATCATGGGAAATGAACACATCAGAAAAGCTGGAGCAGAGCAGCATTGTCAAAGAGAAGGGAACACAGTATTTTaaggtttgctttgttttgttttttgttttaaatttaagaaGTGATCCTGTCTTGGATTTCAAGATGGTTTGAtgtttgtcatgttttgtgatgcAATGGTTTATATGCTTCAGGAGGGAAAATATAAGCATGCATCAGTGCAGTACAAAAGGATTGTGTCATGGCTGGAACATGAATCTGGTTTGTCAGAAGAGGACGATAAGAAGGCGAAAGCACTGCAGCTCGCTGCACACCTGAATTTGGCCATGTGCTTCCTTAAACTACAGGAGCCAAACAAAGCCCTGGAACACTGTGACAAGGTATCTGGTACCTGTTCTTTGTCTTAAAGCAGCACGTGTGCGTGTGATCAGTGGTTTGCCTTGATTTTTGcttaaatactgaaaaaatttaattatattcatgtaattatatttaattatgTTATAGTCGATGGAGTTGGATGCATCCAATGAAAAGGCGTTATTCCGAAGGGGAGAGGCACTGTTTGGAATGAACGAGTTTGAGAAGGCGAGAGATGATTTCCAAAAAGTGGTTCAACTGTATCCTGCCAACAAGGCTGCCAAGAACCAGGTATAACACAGTGTGCCTTTGATGTGTAAttcaagtagttttaaaccttgaaATTTAATCAATCTAAGAtaatatttaattaaagattttttctctctctctctctctctctctctctctctctctctattatGGCAGTTAAAATTCAGTTTGGTTAATGTGTCTAATTTTATTGTACTACCGTCCAAAATGAGACAGGTGAATGTTTAATtgagtttaatttattttcatggTGTAAACGAAAGTTTATACTGGATTCATTTAGTAACAAACCAGGATGGGTGAACAAATATGACTGTGCTTCTGGGATCGAAAACGCTGTTCTTTTAGGTCACTGGTCATAAAACAACTGTTCTGCATATCCAGACTTTCGGTTGTTGTTGTACCCATAACATATCTGGAAATACAGCAGGGTGACGTCTGCTTTATGTTCTTCCAGGTGCTGCTTTGTCAGAAACGTATAAAGGAGCAGCACGAGAAGGACAAACGCATCTATGCCAACATGTTCCAGAAATTTGCAGAGAGGGATTCAAAGGTGATGGATCTGTTTACTAAAACAGCCACAAGAGGGTGTGATAAGCACGATTTTAGGTTTGGCAAAAAGTGAAGGTGTGCTGAACTGGTTTGTGTCTCCTCGTGAACAGAAAGAAGTAGAGAAGGGGAAGAGTGAGAGCGTGGAGAATGGAGAAGATGCGATGGAGGTTGAAAACGGAGAAAAGGAAGCTGGGGGTGAAGCAAAAGCGTAGATGAAGatgcagctttttttcttttcttttttttttttttccctattcTCTCCTGCGGTTCATCTGTACTTCAAATTTTGTAACTCTGGCCATTTGTGTTTAAGGTGtgattgtttgtgtgtgagaatgaGTATGTCATCGACAGCACTGACCTTGGGCACGTCCTCGCTGGCTTTCTTCTTGTTGGGCTTTTTGCTGTGGCAGCTAGCCGACTGTGGGGTGAGGTGTCGTCAGCTTATGGCACTGTGGGACGTAAATTTAAATGAATTGTATGCTACAGTCCTACCCCTCCCCCTCAACTCTGAACTGTGCATGTGGTTTCAAAAGAATTTGGGAAGTGTGGGGGGGAATTGCATCCAAAATGTTAAGTGCTGAATTTCAGAACCTTCACCCGTCAAGGGCTAGACCATCCCCCACCTTGCACTACCTTCTGTCTGACCCACCCTATGTTTTTTGCTGTCCATCCAAGCCTCCTTACGGGCCTACTGATCAATTCCTAGAGTTGTGATGGCTGTGTGCATAGATCCACTGTGTTTTCAATGTTAGTGCCTATGTCCCAAAGTATGTATGTAGCAGCACTGTGGATAGGTGGAGTAATAAGATGTTGGTGTGAAATAGCTGTCAGACTTGGAGCTTTTCTCTCAGTTTAAAATGGAGTTCACTTTTAACCCCTAGGGTACAGGACTGTTCACCTTCTGCTTTGGAAATgattttttgtactttttatttCCTAGTGTTGTGCTTGTGATTTCTGTATTGTTCTCAAAACTACAAATACAACAGTTTACTTAACTGGAATATGTGCATTTTTAAAGCAGCTACAGTAGAAAGTACCTGAATTAGCTTCTCCTGGACACCCTCGAGTATTAAGCAGTTAAGTCttaatttactgtaaaaaaaaaaaaaaaaaaaaaaaagtacttgtATGAAAGTGTACATATTTGGCTTGTCAGATTCAGGTTTAGACTGTACACGAGAGGATTAAGTGAACCTTTTTCATTTTAGTCAGCAGTGCCTGCAGGAAAGGGGTGTAAAACCAAATGAGAGGCccggtttttttaaaaacatggctgtgAGTTGTATGTACAGCTCATCTTTGTTGGGGGAAAAGTCACTGCTTGTTCTGTCCTGACAGAAGGATTTAATAAACAAATGGACACAACTCAGCTGCGTGTGATATTTTTGACTTGTACATGCATTTCCACCCACTTTTCGTTGTTCACGTGAGGAACTCGAGAACCTGTGATGTATCCATCGACACAAAGTGTGCAAAATAAAGAATCTGTTGACAGTGTCACACGAGGAGGACGACTCCTCAGCTGGACTTGTGCTCTATGATGAGGAATTTGTTTATACGTtaagcaaaattaaattgacctcattttaaatgtttaaaggtTGTACGAGTTGATGATAGCCATTTAACCTGTAATAAGTTTGATTTGTAATATTTGCATTGCAAGTTAACTGAATTTGGTGTTTGCACTGTCTGTCAGATAAAGTAAGCTACTGCAAAAAGATGTGATGGGGTGGGACggtaaatgctttttttttattattattgtttcatATTGTGCTTTAATGAAACATAAGGTTAACTAAGCTGTTTACTCTCCATCTTTATGGGAGGAATATTAAAACTCTGTGCAAAAATACCAGCACTGTGTTGTGTGTATTTTGAAAATTAAAACTACCGAGCTTGCACCTGTGACAGTCAGGAGGCCTTGTCttgaggaggaagaggtgtTTATCTGATCCTCAAGCTCTCTCACTCAGCTTACAGATgtgctttctctccctctggGGTAGTTATGACCCAGTACTGCTTATTCTCCACAGAAGTCAaaagtatttaattttttttttctttacagtgtTTGACTTTTTACATTTCTTCTGAGAAGATCTCCTTTTAGTGACTCAGCATTTTAAAGGCAGACAGATGTGGGGATGGCACTTACCTGGGAGGGTCTGCTTTTGTGTTCCCTATGCCATGAGCCCtttgttcttttatttgctgCTCTTGATAAAAGACATACAGTGTCAGAGTGGCTATATAATCCATATAGCCACTGGCATTTTTGATCATGTCTACGATTATGAACAGATGGAGGCAACactggatataaataaatgtaaaaaaaaaacaaccccccccccccccccccctttaatTCAATAGGGAAAAAAcccttttactttttatttgtttatagtCTTAACCATTATCCCTTAATGATCCCATACATCCACTGAATAGCACTTTGGATTAGTCATAGTGGCTGTTAAAGCATTGGTAATATTGTTTCTCAGGCGTGTTTGTTATTCAGAAAAGTTACACCCACCCTCAAAGCCTGACaacaattttttgtttttgctttttaaatttgaaGACACTTTTTACGTTGTCTGACTTTATTACAAATGGTGTAATCGTTTGTTCTAAGTCGGGTTGACGACGTGATAAATGTGTAATTGTAACATACGAATACATGTCACGTGTAAAACGTAGGAAAAATCTCGAAAGGCAGCAAAATCCAGGAAGTATTTGTTGCTATACCTGTTGCAGGTAAATCCCAGGgtaaagggtgtgtgtgtgtgtgtgtgtgtgtgtcgctgAACGTGTTTACTCCTCCCTTTAATCTTGTTGGTGTGTAACGTCGAGCTAGCTAGAATACTAGAgagtgtttcctgtttcagatttcaaaataaatcacAAGCGTGGAAAAGTTGTGACGTTTCGCTATaggaaataaaatatatcattatatTTCACGTTGATGAAACGCCTTTGCGCTGAAGTAATTTTGCCACATTTGTGCGAGTATTCGCCGATCAAGTATTAATTTTTCTTTCACATGATCACGATCGTGCTTTTACGTTGAGGGCAAAGCTGGTCCTATTCTGGCCGCTTACTAAATCTTTCCATCTAGCTTCATTAAATTGTGTGGAGGATAGTGAGGGGAGGGGAGGTGAAGATTTCATTCCTCGCTGAGTTCTTTGTACCGAGCTGCGTGCGCTTCAT is drawn from Pelmatolapia mariae isolate MD_Pm_ZW linkage group LG7, Pm_UMD_F_2, whole genome shotgun sequence and contains these coding sequences:
- the fkbp4 gene encoding peptidyl-prolyl cis-trans isomerase FKBP4, with translation MTMTAEEQTSEVQHTIPLEGEDITPKKDGGVLKVIKREGTGTELPMTGDKVFVHYVGTLLDGTHFDSSRDRGEKFSFELGKGQVIKAWDIGVATMKIGELCQLVCKPEYAYGSAGSPPKIPPSATLVFEVELFEFRGEDISEEEDGGIIRRIITKGEGYSKPNEGAAVEVTVIGTCDDSVFDERELKFEIGDGESFGLPAGVEKAIMAMEQGEEAVFTIKPKYGFGNAGNAKFNIPGGATLQYKIKLAAFEKAKESWEMNTSEKLEQSSIVKEKGTQYFKEGKYKHASVQYKRIVSWLEHESGLSEEDDKKAKALQLAAHLNLAMCFLKLQEPNKALEHCDKSMELDASNEKALFRRGEALFGMNEFEKARDDFQKVVQLYPANKAAKNQVLLCQKRIKEQHEKDKRIYANMFQKFAERDSKKEVEKGKSESVENGEDAMEVENGEKEAGGEAKA